The genome window CAGTAAAAACGAAGTTTCAACAGAGTTCCAGCAGCAGTACTGAAGCTGCAGGAACCCGGATTCAGCCATTGTACTGAAATCGTATCAACAATTCCGCTGTTAAATTTATAAACAGAAAGATTAGCCCCGGAAATTGATGGATTCAAATCGGTAAAACCCGTATACCTAATTATTCCGGTGTCTGAAATTTGTATTTGTATAGAAATATCGCCGACGTCAGGTTGATTAAGTCCGGTAAATTGTATCGGTATTTCAACTGTGTTGCCCAGGCAAACCGCCGCACTTCCAAGTGCGAACGAACAAATTTGAGCCATCGGATTTACAATAATAGAAGCTGTACAGGCTGTTTTCGAGCCACAGCTATTTGAAACAACGCATGTGTAGATACCGGCTCTGGATGTTGTATATACTGTAAACACGGGATTTTGCGCGGTAGATGAAAAACCGCCGGGACCGCTCCATGTCCAGGAAGTGGCTCCGACAGCGCTGCCTGTAAGAGACAATGCTGTTCCAAAATTCAGAATAGCGGGCAAAGCGGTGGCAGCCACATTTGTGGGCAAGACACTATAAGCCGGTCCAACACCAACGGCATACCATGCATTGGCACATTGCTCGTACTTTTTTGAGCAGGGTCCGTACAGACTGCTGCAAACCATTAATGAGGCTGCCCGGCAGTCATCATAGGTTGAGGTTGATGTAAGGTAGTATAAGGTATTGTAAGCAATAATGGCGGCAGAATCAATAGTTATACCGGTGATGTTATAATTATCACTTAGGTCGTTGGTTCCGGACCCACCCATTGATAAGAGGTAAAACCAATATCCGAGCGGACCACTGTTAGTGTGTGCCTCGCCACCAAAATCCCAATAATTACCAAGATATGTATCCGGATAGTCCAATGAATTAGGGTCCGATAAATCTCTAATCGGACTGCAAATATCTTCGCCCATGGTCCAGTTGCCGGATTTTGCATATGCCTCAATGCAAACGCCAAAAATATCAGCAAAACCTTCATTCAGAGCCAAAGACTCGGCTGTAGCATTGAGTTGTCCGCTGTATTGAATTACGCCGTGTGTTATCTCATGACCAACAATATCCAAAGCTGTAAAGGGACCGCACGTCCCATTCCCATCGCCATACGACATGCGTGAACCATCCCAAAAAGCATTGGCATTATCAACAAACCCGAAGGCAACAAGGTTTGCATGAACGTAATTCTTTAGCTTTAAACCGGCATTATTCACACTATTCCTGTTGAATTTTGTGAGAAAATAATCATAGGTTTTTTCAGTCCCCCAATGGACATCGGTGGCTACTTCATCCTGAAGCGCATTGACATTACTCCATATATTATCAGCATCAATAAAATCTACAGCAGCGGAATAATTTATGCCTGATTTCATATTATATGTTTCTATTCCAAGTCCACGGCCGGTTTCGCGCAAGCGGTACTGACTACTGATTCCAAAAACATCAGTGGTTATTGATCGTGGTCCGCTGTATTTTGTATTGGCTGTACCCACTGCATTAGCGGTTATGTTTTCATGTTCCATACAAATGCGGTTAACTTTCAATAAGATTCTGCCATCGGCGGCATCAACAAAAACATAATTACGCGATAAGGGCTGATGAGCGTACACATCAAATTTATAGGCCAGCCGACGGTTTTCTCCGGAAAAGTTACCGCTATCAGGAACAAGCACCAATTCGGCATGTGGAAACCATGAGGCAGAGCTATCGCCAAGTTCGCGCTTCAACAGCAGTTCTTCTTCCGGCAACTCCCACTGATATTTTTGAGCAGCAATACTCTGCAATGCACGGTTCAGCGCTTGCTCCTCAGATAACACCACCTGTGCGTGCACCTTAAATTTTTCGCGAATGTGCCCGCTTATTGATTCAATTTTCCCTGTCGATGTATGAAGTATAATTTCGCTTCCAAAAATCGTATAATTAAGCCATCGCTGGTTATACCGATAATGAGTCATGCCTCGTGAGTCCGTTTCAGTACTTGTTTGAGAAAAACTGATTTCAGGAGCAAGTCTGAATTGCTTATTTATCCAGGCATTCCATGTTCCCAATTCAATTTCAGAACCTCGTTTGAACTGTATAAATGATGGTATAAGTGCACCCTGATTCATCACCACCATTTCGGCGCCCGGAACTATTTCGCCAGCCTCAGTACCCGTATTGGTTTTTGATTGAGCCGCAATTTGCCCGCAAAGAATTAAAGCTATCGTTTGTGTTACAATGGCAGCTTTAATAACTTTAACAGGAAAACCCATGGACGATTTTTTTTGTATGCGTTTTATCATAAATCTTTTTAATATAAAAGTAGTATGCCAGGAAATTAAAAAAGATACAAAACGAAGAAAAGCATCAGTAGAAAATATCAGCTATAATAAATACCAGA of Bacteroidota bacterium contains these proteins:
- a CDS encoding M4 family metallopeptidase produces the protein MIKRIQKKSSMGFPVKVIKAAIVTQTIALILCGQIAAQSKTNTGTEAGEIVPGAEMVVMNQGALIPSFIQFKRGSEIELGTWNAWINKQFRLAPEISFSQTSTETDSRGMTHYRYNQRWLNYTIFGSEIILHTSTGKIESISGHIREKFKVHAQVVLSEEQALNRALQSIAAQKYQWELPEEELLLKRELGDSSASWFPHAELVLVPDSGNFSGENRRLAYKFDVYAHQPLSRNYVFVDAADGRILLKVNRICMEHENITANAVGTANTKYSGPRSITTDVFGISSQYRLRETGRGLGIETYNMKSGINYSAAVDFIDADNIWSNVNALQDEVATDVHWGTEKTYDYFLTKFNRNSVNNAGLKLKNYVHANLVAFGFVDNANAFWDGSRMSYGDGNGTCGPFTALDIVGHEITHGVIQYSGQLNATAESLALNEGFADIFGVCIEAYAKSGNWTMGEDICSPIRDLSDPNSLDYPDTYLGNYWDFGGEAHTNSGPLGYWFYLLSMGGSGTNDLSDNYNITGITIDSAAIIAYNTLYYLTSTSTYDDCRAASLMVCSSLYGPCSKKYEQCANAWYAVGVGPAYSVLPTNVAATALPAILNFGTALSLTGSAVGATSWTWSGPGGFSSTAQNPVFTVYTTSRAGIYTCVVSNSCGSKTACTASIIVNPMAQICSFALGSAAVCLGNTVEIPIQFTGLNQPDVGDISIQIQISDTGIIRYTGFTDLNPSISGANLSVYKFNSGIVDTISVQWLNPGSCSFSTAAGTLLKLRFYCTNKGNVDLRFLSGVQVKVIDCSSNFPYAVNWTNASIAINGPITQYSASVSSNPACTGDFVRLTALAAGATMWHWYGPGGYTSTVQNPVIQNLTTAMSGTYTLTAQNYCGGNIVLTQDLTVISGNCFIQPWLGFNSNWSSPANWQGGQIPDSNTDVVISSSANNPVINGFAECRNLIINPGATLTILPGQSLTVHGVTTLNGAQCLIIKSNNTGTGSFIDNGIINGNGTAKVERYITGNVWHYISAPVTIATASVFSGQYLKSWNENNYSWSNLITPAAPIATLQGYALKSLSSSTYNFSSKPNTGSLQLLLTRNSNLPLSKQGWCLAGNPYPSSIDWDAPLGWNKINVDNAVYVYNQSYSNYAVYNNGIGVNGGSRYLPPMQGFFITCNNNSGGIIEMNNQVRIHNNTGFLKSEAEPDYIRLTLKNEAWRDEIVVRICQQSSAGFDGQFDAYKFMDGGLSQLWTENSNSSSVQYAINTIPDVQNGAEIPVVFRPAHNGLFSITASEFEHLIQHTGIFLEDLKTGVTTNLADTPEYYFTADTGDAVHRFVLHFEAAVISGKQPLLPVESSASTVVPNPNNGVFTVVPGNRIKEQYYISIANAEGRIIYNSSRAMQGDQRIFAGTLRRGLYYLRMKTSVRTEIVKFIVAE